In Nomascus leucogenys isolate Asia chromosome 11, Asia_NLE_v1, whole genome shotgun sequence, the following proteins share a genomic window:
- the ZC3H10 gene encoding zinc finger CCCH domain-containing protein 10 — MPDRDSYANGTGSSSGGPGGGGSEEASGAGAGSGGASSDAICRDFLRNVCKRGKRCRYRHPDMSEVSNLGVSKNEFIFCHDFQNKECSRPNCRFIHGSKEDEDGYKKTGELPPRLRQKVAAGLGLSPADLPNGKEEVPICRDFLKGDCQRGAKCKFRHLQRDFEFDARGGGGTGGGSTGSVLPGRRHDLYDIYDLPDRGFEDHEPGPKRRRGGCCPPDGPHFESYEYSLAPSRGVECRLLEEENAMLRKRVEELKKQVSNLLATNEVLLEQNAQFRNQAKVITLSSTAPATEQTLAPTVGTVATFNHGIAQTHTTLSSQALQPRPVSQQELVAPAGAPAAPPTNAAPPAAPPPPPPHLTPEITPLSAALAQTIAQGMAPPPVSMAPVAVSVAPVAPVAVSMAQPLAGITMSHTTTPMVTYPIASQSMRITAMPH, encoded by the coding sequence ATGCCTGACCGGGACAGCTATGCCAACGGTACCGGGAGCAGCAGTGGAGGCCCTGGAGGTGGTGGCAGCGAGGAGGCcagtggggcaggggcaggcagtgGCGGGGCCAGCTCAGATGCCATCTGTAGAGACTTCTTGAGGAATGTGTGCAAGCGAGGCAAGCGTTGCCGATATCGCCACCCAGACATGAGCGAGGTGTCCAACTTGGGGGTGAGCAAAAACGagttcatcttctgccatgacttCCAGAACAAGGAGTGTAGCCGCCCAAATTGCCGTTTCATCCATGGCTCCAAGGAAGATGAGGATGGCTATAAGAAGACAGGAGAGCTTCCCCCACGGCTCAGGCAGAAAGTAGCAGCTGGCCTTGGCCTTTCACCGGCTGACCTACCAAATGGCAAGGAGGAGGTCCCTATCTGCCGTGACTTTCTCAAGGGTGACTGTCAGAGAGGAGCCAAGTGCAAGTTCCGTCACCTGCAACGGGATTTTGAGTTTGATGCTCGGGGTGGAGGAGGCACTGGTGGGGGCTCAACAGGCTCAGTCCTCCCAGGACGACGTCATGATCTCTATGATATCTATGACCTTCCTGACAGGGGCTTTGAGGACCATGAGCCAGGCCCAAAACGCCGGCGAGGTGGATGCTGCCCCCCTGATGGCCCTCATTTTGAGTCATATGAATATAGCTTGGCTCCATCGCGAGGGGTGGAGTGCAGACTGCTAGAGGAGGAGAATGCCATGCTCAGAAAGCGGGTAGAGGAGTTAAAGAAGCAGGTCAGTAACCTACTGGCCACCAATGAGGTATTACTGGAACAAAATGCTCAGTTCCGCAATCAGGCCAAGGTCATAACCCTGAGCTCCACTGCACCAGCAACTGAGCAGACTCTGGCCCCCACTGTGGGCACTGTCGCCACTTTTAACCATGGCATTGCCCAGACTCACACTACTCTCAGCAGCCAGGCTCTACAGCCTCGTCCAGTGTCCCAGCAAGAACTGGTGGCCCCTGCTGGAGCTCCAGCTGCTCCCCCAACTAATGCTGCACCTCCTGCTgctccaccacccccacccccacatttgaccccagagatcacgccactgtcaGCTGCCCTGGCTCAAACAATTGCCCAGGGAATGGCACCCCCACCTGTCTCCATGGCTCCTGTGGCTGTATCTGTGGCTCCTGTGGCCCCTGTGGCTGTATCGATGGCCCAACCCTTGGCAGGAATCACAATGAGCCACACCACCACTCCCATGGTGACTTACCCTATCGCTTCCCAGAGCATGCGCATCACGGCCATGCCACACTGA
- the PA2G4 gene encoding proliferation-associated protein 2G4: MSGEDEQQEQTIAEDLVVTKYKMGGDIANRVLRSLVEASSSGVSVLSLCEKGDAMIMEETGKIFKKEKEMKKGIAFPTSISVNNCVCHFSPLKSDQDYILKEGDLVKIDLGVHVDGFIANVAHTFVVDVAQGTQVTGRKADVIKAAHLCAEAALRLVKPGNQNTQVTEAWNKVAHSFNCTPIEGMLSHQLKQHVIDGEKTIIQNPTDQQKKDHEKAEFEVHEVYAVDVLVSSGEGKAKDAGQRTTIYKRDPSKQYGLKMKTSRAFFSEVERRFDAMPFTLRAFEDEKKARMGVVECAKHELLQPFNVLYEKEGEFVAQFKFTVLLMPNGPMRITSGPFEPDLYKSEMEVQDAELKALLQSSASRKTQKKKKKKASKTAENATSGETLEENEAGD; encoded by the exons GGGTACTTCGGTCCTTGGTGGAAGCATCTAGCTCAGGTGTGTCGGTACTGAGCCTGTGTGAGAAAGGTGATGCCATGATTATGGAAGAAACAGGGAAAAtcttcaagaaagaaaaggaaatgaagaaag GTATTGCTTTTCCCACCAGCATTTCGGTAAATAACTGTGTATGTCACTTCTCCCCTTTGAAGAGCGACCAGGATTATATTCTCAAGGAAGGTGACTTGGTAAAAAT TGACCTTGGGGTCCATGTGGATGGCTTCATCGCTAATGTAGCTCATACTTTTGTGGTTGATGTAGCTCAG GGGACCCAAGTAACAGGGAGGAAAGCAGATGTTATTAAGGCAGCTCACCTTTGTGCTGAAGCTGCCCTACGCCTGGTCAAACCTGGAAATCAG AACACACAAGTGACAGAAGCCTGGAACAAAGTTGCCCACTCATTTAACTGCACACCAATAGAAG GTATGCTGTCACACCAGTTGAAGCAGCATGTCATCGATGGAGAAAAAACCATTATCCAGAATCCCACAGACCAACAGAA GAAGGACCATGAAAAAGCTGAATTTGAGGTACATGAAGTATATGCTGTGGATGTTCTTGTCAGCTCAGGAGAGGGCAAG GCCAAGGATGCAGGACAGAGAACCACTATTTACAAACGAGACCCCTCTAAACAGTATGGactgaaaatgaaaacttcacGTGCCTTCTTCAGTGAGGTGGAAAGGCGTTTTGATGCCATGCCATTTACTTTAAG AGCATTTGAAGATGAGAAGAAGGCTCGGAtgggtgtggtggagtgtgccAAACATGAACTGCTGCAACCATTTAATGTTCTCTATGAGAAGGAGG GTGAATTTGTTGCCCAGTTTAAATTTACAGTTCTGCTCATGCCCAATGGCCCCATGCGGATAACCAGTGGTCCCTTCGAGCCTGACCTCTACAAGTCTGAGATGGAGGTCCAGGATGCAGAGCTAAAG GCCCTCCTCCAGAGTTCTGCAAGTCgaaaaacccagaaaaagaaaaaaaagaag GCCTCCAAGACTGCAGAGAATGCCACCAGTGGGGAAacattagaagaaaatgaagctgGGGACTGA